A genomic segment from Variovorax paradoxus B4 encodes:
- a CDS encoding ATP-dependent Clp protease proteolytic subunit, whose translation METDDDTQPAATAEPRNSYLEEKAFKSRTLLIFGSITDSVAADVTRRLIALDADSPDKPIDILVSSPGGHLESGDAIHDIVRFISAPVNMIGTGWVGSAATHLYLAVPRERRVCLPNTRFLIHQPSGGAGGQATDIAIQAQEIIKARQRIAHEIARETGKPIDVVLADIERDRWLSAAEAVEYGLVSRIIQRKTELHA comes from the coding sequence ATGGAAACCGACGACGACACCCAGCCCGCAGCCACCGCCGAGCCGCGCAATTCCTACCTGGAAGAGAAAGCCTTCAAGTCGCGCACGCTGCTGATCTTCGGCAGCATCACCGACTCGGTGGCCGCCGACGTGACGCGCAGGCTCATCGCGCTCGATGCCGACAGCCCAGACAAACCCATCGACATCCTGGTGAGCTCGCCCGGCGGCCACCTGGAGTCGGGCGATGCCATTCACGACATCGTGCGCTTCATCTCCGCGCCGGTGAACATGATCGGCACCGGATGGGTGGGCAGCGCCGCCACGCACCTCTACCTGGCGGTGCCGCGCGAGCGGCGCGTGTGCCTGCCGAACACGCGCTTCCTGATCCACCAGCCCAGCGGTGGCGCGGGCGGCCAGGCGACCGACATCGCGATCCAGGCACAGGAAATCATCAAGGCCCGGCAGCGCATCGCGCATGAGATCGCGCGGGAGACCGGCAAGCCCATCGACGTGGTGCTGGCCGACATCGAACGCGACCGCTGGCTCTCGGCCGCCGAGGCGGTCGAGTACGGGCTGGTCTCGCGCATCATCCAGCGCAAGACCGAGCTGCATGCCTGA
- a CDS encoding RidA family protein, which produces MPLEYLGAPPVASDRQARPFSPAVRAGDFIYVSGQVPANAEGEIVAGGIEAQTRQVMENLKKVLALAGATLDDVCKSTVWLQDARDFGAFNRIYMSYFGENKPARSTTEARLMVDAKVEIDVVAYKPKA; this is translated from the coding sequence ATGCCGCTCGAATACCTCGGCGCCCCGCCCGTCGCCTCGGACCGCCAGGCCCGTCCCTTCTCCCCGGCCGTGCGCGCCGGCGATTTCATCTATGTGTCGGGCCAGGTGCCTGCGAATGCCGAGGGCGAGATCGTGGCGGGCGGCATCGAGGCGCAGACGCGCCAGGTGATGGAGAACCTGAAAAAGGTGCTGGCGCTGGCCGGCGCCACGCTCGACGACGTCTGCAAGAGCACCGTCTGGCTGCAGGACGCGCGCGACTTTGGTGCCTTCAACCGCATCTACATGAGCTACTTCGGTGAAAACAAGCCGGCGCGCTCGACCACCGAGGCGCGGCTGATGGTCGACGCCAAGGTCGAGATCGACGTGGTGGCCTACAAGCCCAAGGCCTGA
- a CDS encoding ABC transporter substrate-binding protein, whose protein sequence is MSHAGLVQRLPKLSKRSLLGASLLAVLCAALPSQPAHAQGPRNFATLAMVAEPQTLDPMASTADLVGTIMQHVYETLYTFDAKWNVVPMLAETMPKISADGKSYAITLRKGVMLHNGRELNADDVVASLQRWMDQSPRGKAVGKEIESLKAKGALGVEVVLKAPYAPLLSQLALPSGMAAIMAKDSIASPLKEFVGTGPYKFKERRPDQFVLLTRFDKYAARKEPASGYGGKREAAIEELRFVPVPNASTRVEGALAGQYDFADLLPVEALPRLEKSGGKTVPIMTPSFGFPYLVLNTKEGVASNQAVRQAIQSALGEGEMLAAGFGDMRFFVAEGNHFPRGSPFYSTAGTTLYNERNASKAKEAAAKAGYKGEPIRVLTSRQYDFHYNMSLLMAEQLKRAGFKVDLNVVDWATLVQRRNDPKLWDIYVTHSGQFPEPMLSPPQLGDGAPGWWDSPAKKSALQAFNVESDPAKRGALWGKVQQVVYEEVPYINVGKFNGLSAKSPALDNYQPATWPFFWNARIK, encoded by the coding sequence ATGTCCCACGCCGGTCTTGTCCAGCGCCTGCCCAAGCTGTCGAAGCGCAGCCTGCTGGGCGCCTCCCTGCTCGCGGTGCTGTGTGCCGCGCTGCCTTCCCAGCCCGCGCACGCCCAGGGGCCGCGCAACTTCGCCACGCTGGCGATGGTGGCCGAACCGCAGACGCTCGACCCGATGGCTTCCACGGCCGACCTGGTCGGAACCATCATGCAGCACGTGTACGAGACGCTCTACACCTTCGACGCCAAGTGGAACGTCGTGCCGATGCTGGCCGAGACCATGCCGAAGATCTCGGCCGACGGCAAGAGCTACGCCATCACCCTGCGCAAGGGCGTGATGCTGCACAACGGGCGCGAACTCAACGCCGACGACGTGGTGGCCAGCCTGCAGCGCTGGATGGACCAGTCGCCGCGCGGCAAGGCCGTGGGCAAGGAAATCGAAAGCCTCAAGGCCAAGGGCGCGCTGGGCGTGGAGGTCGTGCTGAAGGCGCCGTATGCGCCGCTGCTCTCGCAACTCGCGCTGCCCAGCGGCATGGCCGCGATCATGGCGAAGGACTCCATCGCCTCGCCGCTGAAGGAGTTCGTCGGCACCGGCCCCTACAAGTTCAAGGAGCGCCGCCCCGACCAGTTCGTGCTGCTCACGCGCTTCGACAAATACGCGGCGCGCAAGGAGCCCGCGAGCGGCTACGGCGGCAAGCGCGAGGCGGCCATCGAGGAGCTGCGCTTCGTGCCGGTGCCCAATGCCAGCACGCGCGTCGAAGGCGCATTGGCCGGCCAGTACGACTTTGCCGACCTGCTGCCGGTCGAGGCCCTGCCGCGGCTGGAGAAGTCGGGCGGCAAGACCGTGCCGATCATGACGCCTTCATTCGGATTCCCGTATCTCGTGCTCAACACCAAGGAAGGCGTGGCTTCCAACCAGGCCGTGCGCCAGGCCATCCAGTCCGCGCTCGGCGAAGGCGAAATGCTCGCCGCGGGCTTTGGCGACATGCGCTTTTTCGTGGCCGAAGGCAACCACTTTCCCAGGGGCTCGCCGTTCTATTCGACCGCGGGCACCACGCTCTACAACGAGCGCAACGCATCCAAGGCCAAGGAAGCCGCGGCCAAGGCCGGCTACAAGGGCGAGCCGATCCGCGTGCTCACCAGCCGCCAGTACGACTTTCACTACAACATGTCGCTCCTGATGGCCGAGCAGCTCAAGCGCGCCGGCTTCAAGGTCGACCTGAACGTGGTCGACTGGGCCACGCTGGTGCAGCGCCGCAACGACCCGAAGCTGTGGGACATCTACGTGACCCACTCGGGCCAGTTCCCCGAGCCGATGCTCTCGCCGCCGCAGCTGGGCGACGGCGCCCCCGGCTGGTGGGATTCGCCCGCCAAGAAGTCGGCGCTGCAGGCCTTCAATGTCGAGAGCGATCCGGCCAAGCGCGGCGCACTGTGGGGCAAGGTGCAGCAGGTGGTTTATGAAGAAGTGCCGTACATCAACGTCGGCAAGTTCAACGGCCTCTCGGCCAAGAGCCCGGCGCTGGACAACTACCAGCCCGCCACCTGGCCGTTCTTCTGGAACGCAAGGATCAAGTAA
- a CDS encoding ABC transporter permease — protein MFRYLASRAAGMLVVLAIVAVLVFVLTRAASGDPVSVLLGDQATAADIARVQKEYGLDKPLPVQFGYWLREVLQGNLGTSIFLQRPVTQALWERAEPTTLLALMAVAIAALIGVPCGIVSAVFRGRVVDQLFTGVAMLGASIPSFWLGIVLIQIFAVSFGWFPVSGYGAPDAPFAERLHALVLPATVLGLLNSALIIRFTRASMLDVLGEDYVRTARSKGLSESTVVLKHALRNALVPIVTVIGLTVALMIGGAVITETVFGLPGVGNLVVSAVLRRDYPVIQGALLVIAAIYVLINFSIDLLYAVVDPRVKV, from the coding sequence ATGTTTCGCTATCTTGCTTCCCGCGCCGCCGGCATGCTCGTCGTGCTCGCCATCGTGGCGGTGCTCGTGTTCGTGCTCACGCGCGCGGCCTCGGGCGACCCGGTCTCGGTGCTGCTGGGCGACCAGGCCACCGCGGCCGACATCGCCCGCGTGCAGAAAGAGTACGGCCTCGACAAGCCGCTGCCCGTGCAGTTCGGCTACTGGCTGCGCGAAGTGCTGCAGGGCAACCTCGGCACCTCGATCTTCCTGCAGCGGCCGGTCACGCAGGCGCTGTGGGAGCGTGCCGAGCCCACCACGCTGCTCGCGCTGATGGCGGTGGCCATCGCGGCGCTGATCGGCGTGCCGTGCGGCATCGTCTCGGCGGTGTTCCGCGGGCGCGTGGTCGACCAGCTCTTCACCGGCGTCGCGATGCTCGGCGCGAGCATTCCGAGCTTCTGGCTCGGCATCGTGCTGATCCAGATCTTTGCCGTGTCCTTCGGCTGGTTTCCTGTCTCTGGCTACGGCGCGCCCGATGCGCCATTCGCCGAACGCCTGCATGCGCTGGTGCTGCCGGCCACGGTGCTGGGCTTGCTGAACTCGGCGCTCATCATCCGCTTCACGCGCGCCTCGATGCTCGACGTGCTCGGCGAAGACTATGTGCGCACCGCGCGCTCCAAGGGCCTGAGCGAAAGCACGGTCGTGCTCAAGCATGCGCTGCGCAATGCGCTGGTGCCCATCGTCACGGTGATCGGCCTCACGGTCGCGCTGATGATCGGCGGCGCCGTCATCACCGAAACCGTGTTCGGCCTGCCGGGCGTCGGCAACCTGGTGGTGAGCGCGGTACTGCGGCGCGACTATCCGGTGATCCAGGGCGCGCTGCTCGTGATTGCCGCGATCTACGTGCTGATCAATTTCTCCATCGACCTGCTCTACGCCGTAGTCGATCCGCGCGTGAAGGTTTGA
- a CDS encoding ABC transporter permease: MQMPRMLRQLMHRRIVMASALVLLVIAVLAIGAPLFASIDPNDTAVLQRLKGPSAEHLLGTDELGRDMYSRIVHGARYSLAIAALTALGAVVAGTVLGLMAGFFRRLDTPLMRVVDAMMSFPDILLAIALVAILGPSLMNTVLALVLVYTPRVARVVRASTLVVRELLFVEAVRALGVRTSRILWRHILPNLMSPILVQVSFIFAYAILAEAGLSFLGVGVPPEIPTWGTMVAGSQQYAHQAFWVVLFPGLAIIFTALSLQLLGDGVRDLLDPKLKKTL; the protein is encoded by the coding sequence ATGCAAATGCCCCGAATGCTCCGCCAGCTGATGCATCGCCGCATCGTGATGGCTTCCGCGCTGGTGCTGCTGGTCATTGCGGTGCTTGCCATCGGCGCGCCGCTGTTCGCCTCCATCGACCCCAACGACACCGCCGTGCTGCAGCGCCTGAAGGGGCCGAGCGCCGAACACCTGCTGGGCACCGACGAGCTTGGCCGCGACATGTACTCGCGCATCGTGCACGGCGCGCGCTACTCGCTGGCCATTGCGGCGCTCACCGCGCTGGGCGCGGTGGTCGCGGGCACGGTGCTGGGCTTGATGGCTGGCTTCTTCCGCCGTCTCGACACGCCGCTGATGCGCGTGGTCGACGCGATGATGTCCTTCCCCGACATCCTGCTGGCCATTGCGCTGGTGGCCATCCTCGGGCCGTCGCTGATGAACACCGTGCTCGCACTGGTGCTGGTCTATACGCCGCGCGTGGCGCGTGTGGTGCGGGCCTCGACGCTGGTGGTGCGCGAGCTGCTGTTCGTCGAAGCGGTGCGCGCGCTGGGCGTGCGCACCTCGCGCATCCTGTGGCGGCACATCCTGCCGAACCTGATGTCGCCGATCCTCGTGCAGGTGTCCTTCATCTTCGCCTACGCGATCCTGGCCGAGGCGGGGTTGTCGTTCCTCGGCGTGGGCGTGCCGCCCGAGATCCCGACCTGGGGCACCATGGTCGCGGGCAGCCAGCAGTACGCGCACCAGGCCTTCTGGGTGGTGCTGTTCCCGGGGCTCGCGATCATCTTCACCGCGCTCTCGCTGCAGTTGCTGGGCGACGGCGTGCGCGACCTGCTCGACCCCAAATTGAAGAAGACCCTGTGA
- a CDS encoding ABC transporter ATP-binding protein, with translation MTNATTTPRLTVSNLSTSFPTEDGLIRSVADVSFSIQPGRTTALVGESGSGKSVTSLTLMRLLPKTANAQVSGQASFVTREGKTLDLLQIGEREMRSLRGNQLSMIFQEPMTSLNPVFTIGEQIAESVRLHKGLDRKAAMAHALRMLELVEIPAAAQRIHEFPHQLSGGMRQRVMIALAMACDPTLLIADEPTTALDVTIQAQILELMRRLQAETGMSILFITHNLGVVAHHADDVVVLYAGRVVESAPVRPLFARPEHPYTQGLLACLPGKARLPGQPKPKRLFAIRGQVSSPLSPPPGCAFEPRCDHALAGCSAAIPPLIDIRQDRQARCIRVQPDAQIARVA, from the coding sequence ATGACGAACGCCACGACCACCCCGCGTCTCACGGTCAGCAACCTGAGCACCAGCTTTCCCACCGAAGACGGCCTGATCCGTTCGGTGGCCGATGTGAGCTTCTCGATCCAGCCCGGCAGGACGACCGCGCTGGTCGGCGAATCGGGCTCGGGCAAGTCGGTCACCAGCCTCACGCTGATGCGCCTGTTGCCCAAGACCGCGAACGCGCAAGTCAGCGGCCAAGCCTCTTTCGTGACCCGCGAGGGCAAGACGCTCGACCTGCTGCAGATCGGCGAACGCGAGATGCGCAGCCTGCGCGGCAACCAGCTGTCGATGATCTTCCAGGAGCCGATGACCAGCCTGAACCCGGTCTTCACCATCGGCGAGCAGATTGCCGAGAGCGTGCGGCTGCACAAGGGCCTGGACCGCAAGGCAGCCATGGCCCATGCGCTGCGCATGCTGGAGCTGGTCGAGATTCCGGCAGCGGCGCAGCGCATCCACGAATTCCCGCACCAGCTCTCGGGCGGCATGCGCCAGCGCGTGATGATCGCGCTGGCGATGGCCTGCGACCCGACGCTGCTGATTGCCGACGAGCCCACCACCGCGCTCGACGTCACCATCCAGGCGCAGATCCTCGAACTCATGCGCCGGCTGCAGGCCGAGACCGGCATGAGCATTCTCTTCATCACCCACAACCTCGGCGTGGTCGCGCACCACGCGGACGACGTGGTGGTGCTCTACGCGGGGCGCGTGGTCGAGAGCGCGCCCGTGCGGCCGCTGTTCGCGCGGCCCGAGCATCCGTACACGCAGGGCCTGCTGGCCTGCCTGCCGGGCAAGGCGCGCCTGCCGGGGCAGCCCAAGCCCAAGCGGCTGTTCGCGATCCGCGGCCAGGTGTCGAGCCCGCTCTCACCGCCGCCGGGCTGCGCCTTCGAGCCGCGCTGCGACCATGCGCTGGCGGGCTGCAGCGCCGCGATTCCGCCGCTGATCGACATCCGCCAGGACCGCCAGGCGCGCTGCATTCGCGTGCAGCCGGACGCCCAGATCGCGAGGGTCGCATGA
- a CDS encoding ABC transporter ATP-binding protein — translation MTTVAPLIEVRGLKKYFGAADRPVRAVDDVSFAIQPGETLGLVGESGSGKSTIGRTVLRLVERTEGQVLYRGDDIGALSGERMRRLRSKLQIIFQDPYASLNPKMRISAILGEALSTHGLHKGAAARDKRIAELLETVGLRAEHASRFPHEFSGGQRQRIGVARALAVEPEFIVADEPLSALDVSIQSQVINLLADLRERLGLTMLFISHDLDVVEYLCDRVVVLYLGKVMEVATTDELFARPSHPYTQALLAASPKPDPTLATERIALKGDIPSPISPPSGCVFRTRCPHAIEACAQTVPPLDEISTGHYSACIRKELLSNIAA, via the coding sequence ATGACCACCGTCGCCCCACTCATCGAAGTCCGCGGACTCAAGAAATATTTCGGCGCCGCCGATCGCCCGGTGCGCGCGGTCGACGACGTCTCGTTTGCCATCCAGCCCGGCGAAACGCTGGGCCTGGTCGGCGAATCGGGCTCGGGCAAGAGCACCATCGGCCGCACCGTGCTGCGCCTGGTCGAACGCACCGAGGGCCAGGTGCTCTACCGCGGCGACGACATCGGCGCGCTGTCGGGCGAACGCATGCGCCGGCTGCGCAGCAAGCTGCAGATCATTTTTCAGGACCCGTATGCGAGCCTGAATCCGAAGATGCGCATCAGCGCCATCCTCGGCGAGGCGCTCTCCACGCACGGCCTGCACAAGGGCGCGGCGGCGCGCGACAAGCGCATTGCCGAGCTGCTCGAAACCGTGGGCCTGCGCGCCGAGCATGCGAGCCGCTTTCCGCACGAGTTCTCGGGCGGGCAGCGCCAGCGCATCGGCGTGGCGCGCGCGCTCGCGGTCGAGCCCGAGTTCATCGTGGCCGACGAGCCGCTGTCGGCGCTCGACGTGTCGATCCAGTCGCAGGTCATCAACTTGCTGGCCGACCTGCGCGAGCGGCTCGGCCTCACCATGCTCTTCATCTCGCACGACCTCGACGTGGTCGAGTACCTGTGCGACCGCGTGGTGGTGCTGTACCTCGGCAAGGTGATGGAGGTGGCCACCACCGACGAGCTGTTCGCACGGCCTTCGCATCCCTACACGCAGGCGCTGCTGGCCGCGAGCCCGAAGCCCGATCCCACGCTCGCCACCGAGCGCATCGCGCTCAAGGGCGACATCCCGAGCCCGATCTCGCCGCCTTCGGGCTGCGTGTTCCGCACCCGCTGTCCGCACGCCATCGAGGCCTGCGCGCAGACTGTGCCGCCGCTCGACGAAATATCTACTGGACACTACAGCGCCTGCATCCGAAAAGAGTTGCTCTCCAACATTGCCGCATGA
- a CDS encoding amino acid deaminase has product MTDTTATADKDFNDPLLGTSFKGYPRTQPPRRRSEVGAAGWNVLAGDLPLPLAVLKREALEHNLAWMQSRVREWGIDLAPHGKTTMSPQLFQRQLDAGAWGLTFATVTQLGVGVAAGARRTLIANQVVSDEDLAGIQLLLQAHADLRVVFLVDSLAQLALIEDWSKRHPESVPFEVMLEIGVEGARTGCRTHEEAVALATRLRASDAVKLVGIETYEGQGATGSSEPDTAYANTLMDRVEAIARHCDTQQLFETDEVLVSAGGSAIFDLVAGRLKPALGSPVRGLLRSGCYVTHDHGFYKRMVSAVDERLGCGCGESLRPAMEVWATVQSRPEPGLAILAVGKRDISFDLSMPVPIARAARGMLEAQAVPAGWKITALNDQHAYLRWDAAEEVQAPVVGDRVGLGISHPCTTFDKWHWMPVVEENYRVSDAVAMHF; this is encoded by the coding sequence ATGACCGACACCACCGCCACCGCTGACAAGGACTTCAACGACCCGCTGCTGGGCACCAGCTTCAAGGGCTACCCCCGCACCCAGCCGCCGCGCCGCCGCAGCGAAGTCGGCGCCGCGGGATGGAACGTGCTGGCAGGCGACCTGCCGCTGCCGCTGGCCGTGCTCAAGCGCGAGGCGCTCGAGCACAACCTGGCCTGGATGCAGTCGCGCGTGCGCGAGTGGGGCATCGACCTGGCGCCGCACGGCAAGACCACCATGTCGCCGCAGCTCTTCCAGCGCCAGCTCGATGCCGGCGCCTGGGGGCTGACCTTCGCCACCGTCACACAGCTTGGCGTGGGCGTGGCGGCCGGCGCGCGCCGCACGCTGATCGCCAACCAGGTGGTGAGCGACGAAGACCTGGCCGGCATCCAGCTGCTGCTGCAGGCGCACGCGGATCTGCGCGTGGTGTTCCTGGTCGATTCGCTGGCGCAGCTCGCATTGATCGAGGACTGGTCGAAGCGCCATCCCGAGAGCGTGCCCTTCGAGGTGATGCTGGAGATCGGCGTCGAGGGCGCGCGTACCGGCTGCCGCACGCATGAGGAAGCCGTGGCGCTTGCCACGCGGCTGCGTGCCAGCGATGCGGTCAAGCTCGTCGGCATCGAAACCTACGAAGGGCAGGGCGCCACGGGTTCCAGCGAGCCCGACACGGCCTACGCCAACACGCTGATGGACCGCGTGGAAGCCATCGCGCGCCATTGCGACACGCAGCAGCTGTTCGAAACCGACGAGGTGCTGGTTTCGGCCGGCGGCTCGGCCATCTTCGATCTCGTGGCCGGGCGCCTGAAGCCCGCGCTGGGTTCGCCGGTGCGCGGCTTGCTGCGCTCGGGCTGCTACGTGACGCACGACCACGGCTTCTACAAGCGCATGGTGAGTGCGGTGGACGAGCGCCTGGGCTGCGGTTGCGGCGAGAGCCTGCGCCCTGCGATGGAAGTGTGGGCCACGGTGCAGTCGCGGCCCGAGCCGGGCCTGGCCATTCTTGCCGTGGGCAAGCGCGACATCTCCTTCGACCTTTCGATGCCGGTGCCGATCGCGCGCGCCGCACGCGGCATGCTCGAAGCGCAAGCCGTGCCCGCCGGCTGGAAGATCACCGCGCTCAACGACCAGCACGCCTACCTGCGCTGGGACGCCGCCGAAGAAGTGCAGGCTCCCGTGGTCGGCGACCGCGTCGGCCTCGGCATCTCGCACCCCTGCACCACCTTCGACAAATGGCACTGGATGCCGGTGGTCGAAGAGAACTACCGCGTGAGCGACGCCGTCGCCATGCATTTCTGA
- a CDS encoding MurR/RpiR family transcriptional regulator, whose translation MTPSLLQKIAQIRSSAPATRRAILDLILEDPDRALEESFEQLAERSRSSVPTIMRTCRDLGFAGLREFKLALAQELALGGSPLHRRVNIEDAADEVVSKIARSAAASVSGVRGQLDMQVLEGAVAAIAAAPHVDLYGAGATSWFMANDLQARLFRLGLSANAWADYHLQQVAGAAQRPGGVVIAISHVGGMPSLLDAVDIARGQGAKVVALTRPGTALAAKADFLLGLSVPDDAVMHVGIDAYLTHLTAIEILTVLVAQRRGEPAVQRLQRAREAFQRHGIDATTHPLQSWDGGGINTGGRAS comes from the coding sequence ATGACCCCCTCCCTGCTTCAGAAGATCGCGCAGATCCGCAGCAGCGCGCCCGCCACGCGGCGCGCGATTCTCGACCTGATCCTCGAAGACCCCGACCGCGCGCTCGAAGAGAGTTTCGAGCAGCTGGCCGAGCGCTCGCGCAGCTCTGTGCCCACCATCATGCGCACCTGCCGCGACCTCGGCTTTGCGGGCTTGCGCGAATTCAAGCTCGCGCTCGCGCAGGAGCTGGCGCTCGGCGGCTCGCCGCTGCACCGGCGCGTGAACATCGAGGATGCAGCCGACGAAGTCGTCAGCAAGATCGCGCGCAGCGCAGCAGCCTCGGTGTCGGGCGTGCGCGGGCAGCTCGACATGCAGGTGCTGGAAGGGGCGGTGGCCGCCATCGCGGCCGCGCCGCACGTCGACCTGTACGGCGCGGGCGCCACGTCGTGGTTCATGGCCAACGATCTGCAGGCACGCCTCTTCAGGCTCGGCCTCTCGGCCAATGCCTGGGCCGACTACCACCTGCAACAGGTGGCGGGTGCGGCGCAGCGTCCGGGCGGCGTGGTCATTGCCATCTCGCACGTGGGCGGCATGCCTTCGCTGCTCGATGCGGTGGACATCGCGCGCGGACAGGGCGCCAAGGTGGTCGCGCTCACGCGGCCCGGCACGGCCCTGGCGGCCAAGGCCGACTTCCTGCTGGGCCTCTCGGTACCCGACGATGCCGTGATGCACGTGGGCATCGATGCCTACCTGACACACCTCACCGCCATCGAGATCCTCACGGTGCTGGTGGCGCAACGCCGCGGCGAGCCCGCAGTGCAGCGCCTGCAGCGCGCACGCGAGGCCTTCCAGCGCCACGGCATCGACGCCACCACGCATCCGCTGCAAAGCTGGGACGGCGGCGGCATCAACACCGGAGGCCGCGCATCGTGA
- a CDS encoding N-acyl-D-amino-acid deacylase family protein — MSDRSRAILLEAGLVVDGSGGPSWPGDVLLQGDRILALGEGLRERLPEGLALAGIEIVDCRTKVIAPGFIDAHTHDDAIVLRDPLCLPKVSQGITTVVTGNCGISLAPYRTPQSKPPLTLLGSESFKHATMAEYRAAVDAAQPALNVAALVGHTTLRFAAMEALDRAASGDELARMEALLEGCMAEGAHGLSSGLFYEEAFAAPAEEVTALARVVARHGGVYATHLRSEMQQIIEALHEAGDTAFSAGVPLVISHHKCAGPANWGRTKETLPLIEALAQRQKISMDVYPYVAGSTVLREDLVDGVIDVLLTWSDPHPEMTGRLISDIAREWGTTEQEACLRLKPGGACYFQMQEEDVERVIAHPLTMIGSDGLPHDRHPHPRLWGAFPRVFARYWRERRLFTLEQAVHKMSGMTARNLRIADRGLLRTGAMADVVVFDPETIADTATYDKPHGVSLGVERVFVNGVLAYRGGAEAKVLARAGRMLTRGG; from the coding sequence GTGAGCGATCGATCGAGAGCCATATTGCTCGAGGCCGGACTGGTGGTCGACGGCTCGGGCGGTCCTTCGTGGCCCGGGGACGTGCTGCTGCAGGGCGACCGCATCCTCGCGCTCGGAGAAGGCCTGCGCGAGCGGCTTCCCGAAGGCCTTGCGCTCGCCGGCATCGAGATCGTCGACTGCCGCACGAAGGTGATTGCACCCGGCTTCATCGATGCGCACACGCACGACGATGCCATCGTGCTGCGCGACCCGCTGTGCCTGCCGAAGGTGTCGCAGGGCATCACCACCGTGGTGACGGGAAACTGCGGGATTTCGCTCGCGCCGTACCGCACGCCGCAGTCCAAGCCGCCGCTCACGCTGCTGGGCAGCGAATCGTTCAAGCACGCGACCATGGCCGAGTACCGCGCGGCCGTCGATGCGGCGCAGCCCGCGCTCAACGTGGCGGCACTGGTGGGCCACACCACCTTGCGCTTCGCGGCCATGGAAGCGCTCGACCGGGCCGCGAGCGGCGACGAGTTGGCGCGCATGGAGGCGCTGCTCGAGGGCTGCATGGCCGAAGGCGCACATGGGCTGTCTTCGGGGCTGTTCTACGAAGAAGCGTTTGCTGCACCGGCCGAAGAAGTGACCGCGCTCGCGCGCGTCGTGGCAAGGCATGGCGGCGTCTACGCGACGCATCTGCGCAGCGAGATGCAGCAGATCATCGAGGCGCTGCACGAAGCGGGCGACACCGCTTTCAGCGCCGGCGTGCCGCTGGTCATCTCGCACCACAAGTGCGCAGGCCCCGCCAACTGGGGCCGCACGAAAGAGACGCTGCCGTTGATCGAAGCGCTCGCGCAGCGGCAGAAGATCTCGATGGACGTGTACCCTTACGTGGCCGGTTCCACCGTGCTGCGCGAAGACCTGGTCGACGGCGTCATCGACGTGCTGCTGACCTGGTCCGACCCGCACCCCGAGATGACCGGCCGCCTGATCTCCGACATCGCGCGCGAGTGGGGCACCACCGAGCAGGAGGCCTGCCTGCGGCTGAAACCCGGCGGTGCCTGCTACTTCCAGATGCAGGAAGAAGACGTGGAGCGCGTCATCGCGCACCCGCTCACCATGATCGGCAGCGACGGCCTGCCGCACGACCGCCATCCGCATCCGCGCCTGTGGGGCGCGTTCCCGCGCGTGTTCGCGCGCTACTGGCGCGAGCGCCGCCTGTTCACGCTCGAGCAGGCCGTGCACAAGATGAGCGGCATGACCGCACGCAACCTGCGCATTGCCGACCGCGGCCTGCTGCGCACGGGCGCCATGGCCGACGTGGTGGTGTTCGACCCCGAGACCATCGCCGACACTGCCACCTACGACAAGCCGCACGGCGTGAGCCTGGGGGTGGAGCGGGTGTTCGTGAACGGTGTGCTGGCGTATCGCGGCGGCGCTGAAGCGAAGGTGCTCGCGCGCGCGGGGCGGATGCTGACTCGCGGTGGTTAG
- a CDS encoding flavin reductase family protein, with product MNASHRRPVPLNKAYRLLNHGPTVLVSAAHDGQRNIMAAAWAMPLDFDPPKVAVVLDKSTWTRVLLEGAGTFALQVPTRAQLDLTDALGNSSGREIAERDGHDKFAAYGLQTFAGVATDAPLLEDCAAWLECRLLPEPPIQQRYDLFLGEVIAAQADARVFAEGRWHFEGHDELRTLHHVAGGHFIVDGEAVDARPLAPVRPRLSPG from the coding sequence ATGAATGCCTCTCACCGCCGGCCGGTTCCGTTGAACAAGGCCTACCGTCTCCTGAACCACGGACCCACCGTCCTCGTGAGCGCCGCGCACGACGGCCAGCGCAACATCATGGCTGCGGCCTGGGCGATGCCGCTGGACTTCGATCCGCCCAAGGTGGCGGTCGTGCTCGACAAGAGCACCTGGACGCGCGTGCTGCTCGAAGGCGCGGGCACCTTCGCGCTGCAGGTGCCCACGCGCGCGCAGCTCGACCTGACCGATGCGCTGGGCAACAGTTCGGGCCGAGAGATCGCGGAACGCGATGGGCACGACAAGTTCGCGGCCTATGGCCTCCAGACCTTCGCCGGTGTCGCAACCGACGCGCCGCTGCTGGAAGACTGCGCGGCCTGGCTCGAATGCCGCCTCTTGCCCGAGCCGCCGATCCAGCAGCGCTACGACCTGTTCCTGGGCGAGGTGATCGCGGCGCAGGCCGATGCGCGCGTGTTCGCCGAGGGGCGCTGGCACTTCGAGGGCCACGACGAACTGCGCACGCTGCACCATGTGGCGGGCGGGCATTTCATCGTCGATGGCGAGGCGGTCGATGCGCGGCCGCTGGCGCCCGTGCGCCCCCGGCTGTCTCCCGGGTGA